CCACCACCGCCACCGCGGCGCGCGGGTCGTCCATGAAGTGCGGGTTGCCGGCCGGGTGCAGGTCGCCCAGGCTCCGGTCCACCGGGCCGGTGGGGATGTCGAGGACATGGATGGCGCTCGCGGCGGTGAAGCGGCGCGCGCCGCCGGGCTGGATGTCCGGGTTGCGCGACTGGTTCACGAGCGGCGGCAGCCAGCCGATCTCGAGGTCGAGGCCGACGTCCACCAGGAGCCCGGCCTGGCGCAGCTTCACCGCCAGCATGGGGTTCGCGTCCACGAAGTGCGGGTCCTGGATGCCGCGCGAGAGGCTCTCCACCTGCACCTGGTCGCCGCCGGCCTCCTTCACCAGCGCCGCGAGCCCTTCGGTGGTGGTGACCACCCGCAGCGCGGCGGCGGCCGGCCGAGGGAGGAGCGGCGAGAAGACGGCCAGCGCCACCGCGGCCAGGCGCAGGCGGGCCGCGACGGAACGACGGACGTTGCGGAGGGTCATGGTCGCGGT
This region of Anaeromyxobacter diazotrophicus genomic DNA includes:
- a CDS encoding metal ABC transporter substrate-binding protein, translating into MTLRNVRRSVAARLRLAAVALAVFSPLLPRPAAAALRVVTTTEGLAALVKEAGGDQVQVESLSRGIQDPHFVDANPMLAVKLRQAGLLVDVGLDLEIGWLPPLVNQSRNPDIQPGGARRFTAASAIHVLDIPTGPVDRSLGDLHPAGNPHFMDDPRAAVAVVAGLAKKLAQLDPANAAKYAQRGADFQRRLDADLARWKAALAPLRGRPIVAQHQTMSYFLDWTGLRAVAYLEPKPGVPPPPSHLAEVVQLVKAQGVKAILVENYYDPRSAEVVARHTGAKVVLIPGDVGGMPGTSTYESYLDTLVRLVAGAVR